The Raphanus sativus cultivar WK10039 chromosome 2, ASM80110v3, whole genome shotgun sequence genome includes a region encoding these proteins:
- the LOC108843642 gene encoding protein trichome birefringence-like, with protein sequence MMASNAVKYMPIHGGTTTTTDEIKSFFSAVKHRKTSAFVYAFVITFVTFTLCVAFTPSPNSYSPWFSTSPSQNNTLQAPAPPENRTLVTNNATFESPTIVKNRTDPSQPLLTAGSSNQTRTTTDDDVPNQTAAPSVDVSVNSSSSSVKQEMEKWSETLKDCEFFDGEWIKDDDTYPLYEPGSCKLIDEQFDCVSNGRPDRDFQKLKWKPKKCSLPRLNGGIMLEMLRGRRLAFVGDSLNRNMWESLVCMLKGSVKDEGKVYEAKGRHHFRGEAEYSFVFQDYNCSVEFFVSPFLVQESEIVDKTGTKKETLRLDLIGKSSEQYKGADIIVFNTGHWWTHDKTSKGEDYYQEGSNVYHELDVLEAFRKALTTWGRWVEKNVNPEKSLVFFRGFSATHFRGGQWNSGGACDSETEPIKNETYLTPYPPKMKVLEGVLKGMTTPVTYLNITRLTDYRKDGHPSVYRKQSLSDEEKKTPLLYQDCSHWCLPGVPDSWNEILYAELLLKLNQIG encoded by the exons ATGATGGCGTCCAACGCAGTCAAATACATGCCGATTCACGGcggaacaacaacaacaacagacgAAATCAAGAGCTTCTTCTCCGCTGTGAAACACAGAAAAACTTCAGCTTTTGTTTACGCATTTGTAATCACATTCGTCACGTTCACTCTATGCGTCGCCTTCACTCCTTCTCCAAACTCATATTCTCCTTGGTTCTCCACTTCTCCTTCCCAAAACAATACTTTGCAAGCACCCGCGCCGCCGGAGAATCGAACTCTGGTTACTAATAACGCGACCTTTGAATCTCCTACCATCGTAAAAAATAGAACCGACCCATCACAACCTCTGCTTACTGCAGGTTCGAGTAATCAGACACGAACCACCACCGATGATGATGTTCCAAACCAGACAGCAGCTCCGTCCGTTGATGTGTCGGTCAACTCCAGCTCATCATCGGTGAAACAAGAGATGGAGAAATGGAGTGAGACTCTGAAGGACTGTGAGTTCTTCGACGGTGAATGGATTAAAGATGATGATACGTATCCGCTTTACGAACCAGGTTCGTGTAAGCTTATCGATGAACAGTTCGACTGTGTTTCAAACGGGAGACCCGACAGAGATTTTCAGAAACTGAAGTGGAAACCTAAGAAGTGTAGTTTACCACG GTTAAATGGAGGTATCATGCTGGAGATGCTTAGAGGAAGAAGGCTAGCGTTCGTGGGTGATTCTCTAAATAGAAACATGTGGGAATCTCTGGTTTGTATGCTTAAAGGATCAGTGAAAGATGAGGGTAAAGTCTATGAAGCTAAGGGAAGACATCATTTTCGTGGAGAGGCTGAGTACTCTTTCGTCTTCCAG GATTATAACTGCTCGGTGGAGTTCTTTGTTTCACCATTCTTGGTTCAAGAAAGTGAGATCGTTGACAAGACAGGAACGAAGAAGGAGACTCTTCGTCTTGATTTGATTGGGAAGTCCTCCGAGCAATACAAAGGAGCTGATATAATTGTCTTTAATACTGGACACTGGTGGACGCACGATAAAACATCTAAAGG GGAAGATTATTACCAAGAAGGAAGCAATGTGTATCATGAACTTGATGTACTTGAAGCATTCCGTAAAGCTTTAACCACATGGGGTCGATGGGTTGAGAAGAATGTCAATCCAGAGAAGTCCCTTGTATTCTTCCGGGGCTTTTCCGCCACACATTTCAG GGGTGGGCAATGGAACTCAGGAGGAGCATGCGATAGCGAAACAGAACCAATCAAGAACGAGACATACCTAACACCGTACCCGCCTAAAATGAAAGTGCTAGAAGGAGTGTTAAAGGGTATGACAACTCCGGTCACGTATCTAAACATCACCAGATTAACTGACTACAGAAAAGATGGGCACCCATCAGTGTACAGGAAACAAAGCTTATCAGacgaagaaaagaaaacacCGTTGCTGTACCAAGACTGCAGCCACTGGTGCCTCCCAGGAGTTCCAGACTCTTGGAACGAGATCCTCTATGCTGAGCTGCTCCTTAAACTCAATCAGATCGGCTAA
- the LOC108843643 gene encoding probable protein phosphatase 2C 68, translating into MFSWLVRMALFCLRPMRRYGRMNRDDDEDDVGDDHEGDSLLWSREVERHSFGDFSMAVVQANEVVEDHSQVETGKGAVFVGVYDGHGGPEASRYISDHLFAHLMRASKERGAISEESLRAAFSATEEAFLTLVRRTCSLKPLIAAVGSCCLVGVIWKGTLLIANVGDSRAVLGSSMSSSSSNRSNKIVAEQLTSDHNAALEEVRQELKSLHPDDSHIVVLKHGVWRIKGIIQVSRSIGDAYLKRPEFSLDPSFPKFHLTERLQRPVLSAEPCVYTRVLQTSDKFVIFASDGLWEQMSNQQAVEIVSKHPRPGIARRLVRRAMSIAAKKREMRYDDLKKVERGVRRFFHDDITVVVMFIDSELLMVEKATVPELSVKGFSHTVGPSKFSIFFS; encoded by the exons ATGTTCTCCTGGTTGGTAAGGATGGCTCTGTTTTGTTTGCGACCGATGCGTCGGTACGGTCGTATGAACAGagacgatgatgaagacgaCGTTGGTGATGATCATGAAGGCGACTCACTGCTTTGGTCTAGAGAAGTAGAGAGACATTCTTTCGGTGATTTCTCCATGGCCGTCGTGCAAGCTAACGAGGTCGTTGAAGATCATAGCCAAGTCGAGACGGGGAAAGGAGCTGTCTTTGTGGGAGTTTATGATGGTCATGGTGGTCCTGAAGCTTCTAGATACATCTCTGACCATCTCTTTGCTCATCTCATGA GAGCATCGAAAGAACGTGGCGCCATTTCAGAGGAGAGTCTGAGGGCTGCGTTTTCCGCAACCGAGGAAGCGTTTCTCACGCTCGTGAGAAGGACTTGCTCGTTAAAACCCTTGATCGCAGCCGTAGGATCTTGCTGTCTGGTCGGAGTTATCTGGAAAGGGACCTTGCTCATAGCCAACGTTGGTGATTCACGTGCTGTCCTTGGCTCCTCCatgagtagtagtagtagtaataggTCGAACAAGATCGTAGCCGAGCAGCTGACTAGTGACCACAACGCTGCGTTGGAAGAAGTCAGACAAGAGCTCAAGTCATTGCATCCCGATGATTCGCACATCGTAGTCCTCAAACACGGTGTGTGGCGCATCAAAGGCATCATCCAG GTATCTAGATCCATAGGGGACGCGTACTTGAAACGTCCAGAGTTCTCACTCGATCCTTCGTTTCCGAAGTTCCACCTCACCGAACGGCTACAAAGACCGGTGCTATCAGCGGAGCCATGCGTCTACACGAGAGTCTTGCAGACAAGCGATAAGTTCGTGATATTCGCTTCGGATGGACTGTGGGAACAGATGAGCAACCAGCAAGCTGTGGAGATAGTCAGTAAGCACCCGCGTCCTGGGATAGCGAGGAGGCTGGTGAGGAGAGCGATGAGCATAGCAGcgaagaagagagagatgaggtaCGATGATTTGAAGAAAGTGGAGAGGGGAGTGAGGAGATTCTTTCATGATGATATAACGGTGGTTGTGATGTTCATAGACAGTGAGCTTCTTATGGTGGAGAAGGCTACTGTTCCTGAGCTCTCCGTTAAAGGTTTCTCACATACCGTTGGACCTTCTAAGTTTAGTATCTTCTtctcttaa